Within Limisalsivibrio acetivorans, the genomic segment ACATGAAGCTTCCTGATATCGAGCCCTTCCTCTGCAAGGATATCATAAACCGCCTGGGCCCTCTGTTTGGAGAGCAGAACGTTATAATCCGCTGGCCCCATGGTGTCGCTGTGGCCTATGAGGCTCACCTCACTTGGTTCCCTCTTTCGGGCTTCTTCAATGATAACTGGTATAAGCTTCTCGGACTCGTCTGTGAGGTAGATGGAGGCATGCTTGAAGTAAAGTGTATAGCTTACGGGTTTGGGAGGTTGAGATGCCTTCAGCTCTTCAATGCTGTTGTTTATACCCTGATCCTTGGCGACCTTCGGTTTTGAGGGATTCCAGCTTTCAAAGCGCACAACGGTTCTTTCCCCAGCCTTGGAGAGTGTTCTGCTTCCACCCTCTGTACTCTTAACATCCACACTCCCGACATTCCCTTCGGAATCGGGGAGGAGCACAACGGTTGTTTTCTTGGTACATCCGGCGAGGAGTGCCGATGATACAATGATCATTATCAGAAAAAGTCTCATATCTACTCCACTTCCACGTAAAATCTGGTTCCCCTTATGCCTATGGTGGCCTTGGGGGTTCTGAACTTAACAGCACCGGGCTCAAGCTTGCCCAGCTTACCGGAGTCATATATTGCAGAGCCTTTTTTCATCAATACATCAAAGGCATACTCTTTGTCTTTGGGTTCGAATACGTAGTTGTTCAGAAAGAGTTCACTGGAAGGACCTATGGTTACTAGGGTGCTATCGACAAAAATAATACCTACAGCGGAAGCGGAAGACGTTTTAACAAGATCACCCTTCTCCAAACGCAGACCGAGTTCAGCATCTATCACATTTTCCCCTCTTGTGACAGTAGCCTCCCCCTTAAGGGTTTTCACATTACCTATATACCCATCCTCCGCCTGCACCCCAATGGAAAACAGGAATACAATAAGAAGGGCAAATATTTGCTTTTTCATAACAGCCTCCCGTAGGCAAATCAGGCATTAATACTATAATAGTACAAACTCCATGAGTTAACAACGGAATAGGCTCGGACAAAAGAGTACATATCTGTTTTTTTCTTCATCAGCAGAAGATTATAGTTGATTTATCGTCCCAATAAACGCATCTTATCTTTTGCTCGAGAATCAACATACCGGTGAGATGATTGAAAGATAAATACGAAGAGATGAACCGCCGCGAATACGGCAGGCTGTACGACTATATCCCCTTTGCGGATCCGGCAAAGGCTGGGGAACTGAACGCCGAAAGAAACCGGCTTTTAGAAAGGCTCGCAGGAAAGATTGAGTTGGGCTTCGGTGGAACCAAAGGGGACTGTGCGAACCTGTCAAACGGTTGCAGGCTATGCGGCGAGGGGCTCTGGTCATGTCTTTTCATAAACGGTGAGTGTAACGCAAGGTGTTTCTACTGCCCGGCACCGCAGGATGAGC encodes:
- a CDS encoding OmpA family protein; this encodes MRLFLIMIIVSSALLAGCTKKTTVVLLPDSEGNVGSVDVKSTEGGSRTLSKAGERTVVRFESWNPSKPKVAKDQGINNSIEELKASQPPKPVSYTLYFKHASIYLTDESEKLIPVIIEEARKREPSEVSLIGHSDTMGPADYNVLLSKQRAQAVYDILAEEGLDIRKLHVESHGENDLLIQTEDDVSEPRNRRVEVMIR
- a CDS encoding FecR family protein encodes the protein MKKQIFALLIVFLFSIGVQAEDGYIGNVKTLKGEATVTRGENVIDAELGLRLEKGDLVKTSSASAVGIIFVDSTLVTIGPSSELFLNNYVFEPKDKEYAFDVLMKKGSAIYDSGKLGKLEPGAVKFRTPKATIGIRGTRFYVEVE